The following proteins come from a genomic window of Methanocella conradii HZ254:
- the larE gene encoding ATP-dependent sacrificial sulfur transferase LarE: MKTLCQMGSVMVAFSGGVDSTLLLKCAAEALGRENVVAVTASSDTLKPEDLERAKGLAHLIGVRHIVIGTSEMEDPEYAANTPDRCYLCKKLRFSMLAHLKDEMGIAYIADGANADDEGDYRPGMRALAELGIRSPLREAGLRKAEVREAAKAFGLPNWDLPSQACLASRFPYGTKLTPERLKQVYESEKLVNSLGVRQVRVRYHGDVARIEVPAGDIGLLVKHREEVVEGLKKIGFIYVTLDLQGFRSGSLNEALNR; this comes from the coding sequence ATGAAGACGTTGTGCCAGATGGGCAGCGTCATGGTTGCCTTTTCTGGAGGCGTTGACTCCACGCTTTTATTGAAATGCGCAGCCGAGGCCCTGGGAAGGGAGAACGTAGTGGCAGTCACGGCATCTTCAGATACGCTCAAGCCCGAAGACCTGGAGAGGGCGAAAGGCTTAGCCCATCTCATAGGCGTCAGGCACATCGTTATAGGCACGAGTGAGATGGAAGACCCGGAGTACGCGGCCAACACGCCAGATCGCTGCTACCTGTGTAAAAAGCTCAGGTTCAGCATGCTGGCCCATCTGAAAGATGAGATGGGCATCGCTTACATCGCTGACGGCGCAAACGCCGACGACGAGGGCGACTATAGGCCCGGCATGCGGGCTTTGGCAGAGCTGGGCATAAGGAGCCCGCTGCGAGAGGCGGGGCTACGCAAGGCCGAGGTCAGGGAAGCTGCGAAAGCATTCGGGCTGCCGAACTGGGACCTGCCGTCGCAGGCATGCCTGGCCTCGAGGTTTCCATATGGCACGAAGCTTACGCCCGAACGGCTCAAGCAGGTATACGAGTCTGAGAAGCTCGTCAATAGCCTTGGCGTCAGGCAGGTGAGGGTACGATATCACGGCGACGTCGCCCGCATAGAAGTGCCGGCCGGCGACATAGGGCTGCTGGTAAAACACAGAGAGGAGGTCGTCGAGGGCCTGAAAAAAATAGGGTTCATATACGTCACTCTGGACTTACAGGGGTTCAGGAGCGGCAGCCTGAACGAGGCATTAAATAGGTGA
- the thiI gene encoding tRNA uracil 4-sulfurtransferase ThiI, whose amino-acid sequence MDFDLIIVRYGEIGIKSEPIRRKYENLLVKNIRAMLAANGIDFEDIARERGRIYVKTKDEGAIQLLSKVFGVVSCSPAISAGSTVEEAAKFAADVARNIVKDGESFAIVPRNASYQKLTPMEIGRICGDAVLEAIRERKPHVDLRNAKHRIHVELRDSGAYVFTDIVPGVGGMPLGSQGKMVAMVSGGIDSPVAAWLMMKRGCEIVPVFFHNAPYFDDTTMERALNTLKKLKEWCPGHEMKAYIMPHGRNLQAFLEKGNQKYTCVFCKHLMYKVSRAIAEKEGAHGIVTGSSLGQVASQTSDNMLAEAYDVDFPVYHPLIGLDKEEIVGISKRIGLFDISIQKAAGCRAVPKHPSIHGRREEVIRMEREQFDFDELVALEVENAKEVTL is encoded by the coding sequence ATGGATTTTGACCTGATAATCGTACGGTATGGGGAAATAGGCATTAAGAGCGAGCCGATAAGGAGAAAGTACGAAAATTTACTGGTGAAGAATATACGCGCAATGCTGGCGGCGAATGGCATCGATTTTGAGGATATTGCCAGGGAGCGCGGCCGCATATACGTGAAGACGAAAGACGAGGGCGCCATACAATTACTGAGCAAGGTGTTCGGCGTGGTGTCGTGCAGCCCGGCGATATCCGCCGGATCGACGGTCGAGGAGGCCGCGAAGTTTGCCGCGGACGTGGCGAGGAACATCGTGAAGGACGGCGAGTCCTTTGCCATAGTGCCCAGGAACGCCAGCTACCAAAAGCTCACGCCGATGGAGATAGGGCGTATCTGCGGGGACGCGGTGTTAGAGGCGATAAGGGAGAGAAAGCCGCACGTCGATCTCAGGAACGCGAAGCATCGGATCCACGTTGAGCTGAGAGATTCGGGCGCCTACGTGTTCACCGACATTGTGCCAGGGGTGGGCGGCATGCCGCTGGGCTCTCAGGGTAAAATGGTCGCCATGGTTTCAGGCGGCATCGACTCGCCCGTCGCCGCCTGGCTCATGATGAAGCGGGGCTGCGAGATAGTGCCCGTGTTCTTCCATAACGCCCCCTATTTCGACGATACCACGATGGAGCGGGCCTTGAATACGCTTAAAAAGCTAAAGGAATGGTGCCCGGGCCACGAGATGAAGGCTTACATCATGCCACATGGCAGGAACCTGCAGGCTTTTCTGGAAAAGGGTAACCAAAAGTACACTTGCGTGTTCTGCAAGCACCTGATGTATAAGGTGTCGCGCGCCATCGCGGAGAAAGAGGGGGCTCATGGCATCGTGACTGGGTCTTCGCTAGGCCAGGTGGCCTCGCAGACCTCGGACAACATGCTCGCCGAGGCCTACGACGTGGACTTTCCGGTCTATCATCCGCTCATCGGCCTCGACAAGGAGGAAATCGTCGGGATCTCAAAGAGGATCGGCTTGTTTGACATCTCGATACAAAAGGCGGCAGGATGCAGGGCAGTGCCGAAGCACCCCTCCATCCACGGGCGCCGGGAAGAGGTCATCAGGATGGAGAGGGAGCAGTTTGACTTCGATGAGCTCGTTGCGCTCGAGGTTGAGAACGCAAAAGAGGTAACGCTTTAA
- a CDS encoding sulfide-dependent adenosine diphosphate thiazole synthase, whose product MASIFSSASENTITRTIVSGFSEDFNKYLESDVIIIGGGPSGLMAGRELAKKGAKVLIIERNNYLGGGFWIGGFLMNKITVRAPGQKVLDELNIPYKEFASGLYVTEGPHACSKLIASACEAGAMILNMTTLDDVVLRDMRVSGVVVNWTPVSSLPREITCVDPIAIESKVVIDATGHDACVVKKLESRGLIKAKGFGAMWVEKSEDAVVEYTGEAYPGLIVSGMAVSTLYGLPRMGPTFGAMLLSGKKAAEVAYTKYLSAQ is encoded by the coding sequence ATGGCAAGCATATTTTCATCGGCATCGGAAAATACGATAACCAGGACGATAGTGAGCGGTTTCTCCGAAGATTTTAACAAATATCTGGAAAGCGACGTGATCATTATAGGGGGCGGCCCCAGCGGCTTGATGGCCGGAAGAGAACTTGCGAAAAAAGGGGCCAAAGTTCTCATTATCGAAAGGAACAACTATCTTGGAGGCGGTTTCTGGATAGGCGGCTTTTTAATGAATAAGATCACGGTAAGGGCGCCAGGCCAGAAGGTCCTTGACGAGCTTAACATTCCATACAAAGAATTCGCTAGCGGGCTCTATGTAACCGAGGGCCCGCACGCGTGCTCAAAGCTCATCGCAAGCGCCTGCGAGGCCGGGGCCATGATACTTAACATGACCACGCTGGATGACGTGGTCCTGCGTGACATGAGGGTGAGCGGTGTCGTCGTCAACTGGACGCCCGTTTCCTCGCTTCCAAGGGAAATCACATGCGTGGATCCGATAGCGATTGAGTCGAAAGTCGTGATCGATGCAACAGGCCACGACGCCTGCGTTGTTAAAAAGCTCGAATCCCGCGGCCTGATAAAGGCCAAAGGCTTTGGCGCTATGTGGGTTGAAAAGTCTGAAGACGCCGTCGTCGAATACACTGGGGAGGCATATCCAGGCCTCATCGTGTCGGGCATGGCAGTCTCCACGTTGTACGGGCTTCCTCGAATGGGCCCGACCTTCGGGGCAATGTTGCTATCGGGAAAGAAGGCCGCAGAAGTTGCATATACAAAATACCTATCTGCCCAATGA
- a CDS encoding trans-sulfuration enzyme family protein, which yields MKFATKAIHVGEEPNFKEGGSGDVVVPIHLSSTFARKDVDKPTGGYEYSRSGNPTRDALEKRLAALENAKYGLAFSSGLGAETTLLLSLLKKGDHIIGFDDLYGGTKRLFQRTMAGFGLEFTFVDASHTANVEDAIRENTRLIWLESPTNPLMKLCDIREISKIAKRHGILTVVDNTFMSPFFQNPLGLGADIVLHSTTKYISGHSDVVGGAIMLSDEDIYRKIKFNQNAIGTVPSPFDCYLTLRGIKTLALRMERHDQNGRRVAEYLESHPKVKKVNYPGLKSFPQHELAKRQMTGFGGMLSFELDADLAQTKRVLERFRIYALAESLGGVESLVEHPALMTHASIPREDREKIGITDSLVRLSTGIEDIDDLIGDLDYALGAI from the coding sequence ATGAAATTCGCGACGAAGGCAATACATGTAGGAGAAGAGCCGAACTTCAAGGAAGGCGGGAGCGGGGACGTCGTCGTCCCGATACACCTCTCCTCCACATTCGCCAGAAAAGACGTTGACAAGCCGACCGGAGGCTACGAATATTCCAGGTCCGGGAACCCGACGAGGGACGCGCTGGAAAAAAGGCTCGCTGCCCTGGAGAACGCCAAATATGGCCTCGCGTTCAGTTCCGGGCTGGGCGCCGAGACGACGCTATTGCTATCGCTGTTAAAAAAAGGCGACCACATCATAGGATTCGACGACCTCTACGGTGGCACGAAGCGGCTCTTTCAGCGGACGATGGCCGGCTTCGGCCTGGAGTTCACCTTTGTGGACGCCAGCCATACGGCGAACGTAGAGGATGCCATACGCGAAAACACAAGATTGATCTGGCTCGAAAGCCCGACCAACCCGCTGATGAAGCTGTGCGACATCCGGGAAATATCAAAAATCGCTAAAAGACATGGTATCCTCACGGTCGTGGATAATACTTTCATGAGCCCCTTTTTCCAGAATCCTCTAGGCCTGGGAGCGGACATAGTGCTTCACAGCACTACGAAATACATCAGCGGCCACAGCGACGTGGTCGGCGGGGCCATCATGCTCTCCGACGAGGATATTTACCGGAAGATCAAGTTCAACCAGAACGCTATAGGGACAGTACCATCGCCCTTCGACTGCTATCTAACCCTTCGCGGGATTAAGACCCTCGCGCTTAGGATGGAGAGGCATGACCAAAACGGGCGTAGGGTCGCCGAATACCTTGAATCCCACCCCAAAGTCAAGAAGGTAAATTATCCGGGATTGAAAAGCTTCCCTCAGCACGAATTGGCAAAGAGGCAGATGACAGGATTTGGCGGGATGCTTTCCTTTGAGCTCGATGCGGACCTGGCGCAGACGAAGCGGGTCCTGGAACGATTCCGCATCTATGCGCTGGCCGAGAGCCTGGGCGGTGTCGAGTCGCTGGTCGAGCACCCGGCACTGATGACCCACGCGAGCATCCCAAGGGAAGACCGGGAAAAGATAGGAATCACCGATAGCCTCGTCCGGCTATCCACCGGGATCGAGGACATCGATGACCTCATCGGCGACCTGGATTACGCCCTTGGCGCAATCTAA
- a CDS encoding pyridoxal-phosphate dependent enzyme, with protein MPSSLDLKLVDEVIVVSDKDAFLTARKLAREEGIFAGGSSGAAVFAAKQVAERLGPDRTIVVILPDTGRNYLNRIYSDEWMIENGYLESEEEQIPVRDIISAKPRRVHSLMAARPEDRLYEALAVMQENGISQLPVVEGGVQVGSIRELTIMNKLARHEASLGQKVREVLDDPLPSVNVKDSILNPFTLLKDKNAAVVVDNGRVVDIITSTDVINYFVKEKLPGQKVMA; from the coding sequence ATGCCGTCCTCCCTGGACTTGAAGCTGGTCGACGAGGTGATCGTCGTGAGCGATAAGGATGCATTTTTGACGGCCAGGAAGCTGGCCAGGGAAGAAGGCATCTTCGCAGGCGGGTCCTCCGGGGCGGCCGTCTTCGCGGCGAAGCAGGTGGCTGAGCGGCTCGGTCCTGACAGGACGATCGTCGTTATCCTGCCGGACACGGGAAGGAACTACCTCAACCGCATCTACTCCGACGAGTGGATGATCGAGAACGGCTACCTGGAGAGCGAGGAAGAGCAGATCCCTGTCAGGGACATCATCTCCGCCAAGCCCCGGCGGGTCCATAGCCTGATGGCGGCGAGGCCTGAAGACCGCTTGTATGAGGCGTTAGCCGTGATGCAGGAAAACGGCATCTCGCAGCTGCCGGTAGTAGAGGGCGGGGTACAGGTCGGCAGCATCCGTGAGCTGACGATAATGAATAAGCTGGCGAGACATGAAGCATCCTTGGGGCAAAAGGTCCGCGAGGTATTGGACGACCCGCTGCCTTCCGTGAACGTGAAGGACAGTATCCTCAACCCGTTCACCCTGCTGAAGGATAAGAACGCCGCTGTGGTGGTGGATAACGGCCGGGTGGTGGACATCATTACCAGCACGGATGTGATCAACTATTTTGTCAAAGAAAAGTTACCAGGGCAGAAAGTGATGGCATGA
- a CDS encoding PLP-dependent cysteine synthase family protein, whose protein sequence is MMVANNITELVGRTPMVKINKLIGPGAAKVYAKLEFLNPGGSIKDRVGLSMIEAAEKKGLIKPGYTIVEPTSGNTGVGLAMVSAVKGYQVIFTIPDKMSKEKIDILKAFGAKVIVTPTAVSPDDPANNVQMAKRISKEMPNAFNPNQYFNPSNPEAHYRTTGPEIWEQMGGKVDALVAGMGTGGTITGTARYLKEKNPSIKVVGVDPEGSYSITSSTAPRARYIPIRSKG, encoded by the coding sequence ATGATGGTAGCTAATAATATCACTGAGCTGGTGGGCCGGACACCAATGGTAAAGATCAATAAGCTCATAGGGCCGGGCGCCGCCAAAGTCTATGCCAAGCTGGAGTTTTTAAACCCCGGCGGGAGCATCAAGGATCGGGTAGGCCTCTCTATGATCGAAGCGGCGGAGAAAAAGGGCTTGATCAAGCCGGGATATACGATAGTCGAGCCGACCTCCGGCAACACGGGCGTGGGGCTGGCCATGGTGTCGGCTGTTAAGGGATACCAGGTCATTTTTACGATACCCGACAAGATGAGCAAGGAAAAGATCGATATTTTAAAGGCATTCGGCGCAAAGGTGATCGTAACCCCGACGGCTGTGTCCCCGGACGACCCCGCCAACAACGTTCAGATGGCCAAGAGGATATCAAAGGAGATGCCAAACGCGTTCAACCCGAATCAGTATTTCAATCCCTCTAACCCTGAGGCCCATTACCGGACGACCGGGCCTGAGATATGGGAGCAGATGGGCGGAAAGGTCGATGCCCTCGTAGCCGGGATGGGCACGGGCGGCACCATTACCGGGACCGCGCGGTACTTGAAAGAAAAGAACCCGAGCATCAAGGTCGTAGGCGTGGACCCCGAAGGCTCATATTCCATCACGAGTTCTACGGCACCAAGGGCGAGATACATACCTATAAGGTCGAAGGGATAG
- a CDS encoding DUF1847 domain-containing protein: MVKVSLECSKCNRQACWSNAPNSGPMFCPTKTQKETIDEVLRLYKEDPEIRKMAIAAARTEGRSYKKLGIATCIGLIAESRTLTKILEVKGFEAISVCCKCGAIPREEIGLLDSEKAIPGTFEPICNPVAQARLLDAGGSKFMSWIKTKPELVHEAVSNPERLKLTEPIPLA; this comes from the coding sequence ATGGTAAAGGTCTCATTAGAATGCAGCAAGTGTAACCGGCAGGCGTGCTGGAGCAACGCGCCCAATAGCGGGCCGATGTTCTGCCCTACGAAGACTCAAAAAGAGACGATCGATGAAGTGTTACGTTTATACAAGGAGGACCCGGAAATACGGAAGATGGCGATCGCCGCCGCGCGGACCGAGGGGAGGAGCTATAAGAAATTGGGGATAGCGACGTGTATCGGCCTTATCGCCGAGTCCAGGACCCTTACGAAGATACTGGAGGTAAAGGGCTTTGAGGCCATATCGGTGTGCTGTAAATGCGGCGCCATACCCAGGGAGGAGATCGGTCTCCTGGACAGCGAGAAAGCGATACCTGGCACGTTCGAGCCTATCTGTAATCCCGTGGCGCAGGCGAGGCTCCTTGATGCCGGGGGAAGCAAGTTCATGTCGTGGATTAAAACAAAACCCGAGCTCGTGCACGAGGCTGTGAGCAATCCAGAGCGTTTAAAGCTCACGGAGCCGATACCATTGGCCTGA
- a CDS encoding radical SAM protein, producing MEVSVKKKAELIEAGGVVIDSSFRPYVTRATAGPGAGLESIFVNIDGHRVRLGVRQASRFKASLDGDDVTIYDDAEKVFVRGKLEEAISHCPRQAYITVSERCVFDCKFCPVPRLQGKVKSTEEVLELVRNGLKNPDLASISLTSGVWKTPEEEVERVAGLVREIYDLVKPRNIPIGVSVYPTDDSSEALKDAGALEIKYNVESVDPGIFKKVCPDLSQDYIVKSLGHAVSVFGRNHVFTNVLIGLGETDDTVIKGIEMLASMGVIPILRKVSPHPLRKDDVYIENVSAGRLLKLASEERRILAKYGLDVTQARTGCLLCTGCDVSPVRDI from the coding sequence ATGGAAGTGAGCGTAAAGAAGAAGGCGGAGCTGATCGAGGCGGGAGGCGTCGTCATCGATAGCTCTTTCAGGCCGTACGTGACCAGGGCTACAGCGGGCCCGGGCGCTGGCCTGGAGTCGATATTCGTGAATATTGACGGGCACCGGGTGAGGCTTGGCGTGCGCCAGGCGTCGAGGTTCAAGGCGTCCCTGGACGGCGACGATGTCACAATATACGATGATGCGGAAAAGGTGTTCGTGCGTGGCAAGCTGGAAGAGGCGATATCGCACTGCCCCAGGCAGGCCTACATTACCGTTAGCGAGCGCTGCGTGTTCGACTGCAAGTTCTGCCCGGTTCCCAGGCTGCAGGGCAAGGTTAAGTCCACTGAGGAAGTGCTAGAGCTGGTCCGGAACGGACTGAAGAACCCGGACCTGGCCTCGATATCCCTGACATCAGGAGTATGGAAAACCCCGGAAGAAGAGGTAGAGAGGGTCGCAGGGCTCGTCCGCGAAATATACGACCTGGTGAAGCCACGGAATATACCAATCGGAGTATCCGTGTATCCTACCGACGATTCGAGCGAGGCCTTGAAGGATGCAGGGGCTTTGGAGATCAAGTATAATGTAGAGTCGGTGGACCCCGGGATATTCAAGAAGGTTTGCCCCGACCTGTCGCAGGATTACATCGTTAAGTCGCTGGGGCACGCCGTGTCGGTATTCGGGCGCAACCACGTATTCACCAACGTTTTGATAGGCCTGGGCGAGACCGACGATACGGTAATAAAGGGCATAGAGATGCTGGCGAGCATGGGCGTCATTCCGATATTGAGAAAGGTGAGCCCCCACCCGCTCCGCAAGGACGACGTATACATAGAAAATGTGAGCGCGGGGCGTTTATTGAAATTGGCATCCGAGGAGCGCCGCATACTTGCTAAATACGGGCTCGACGTGACGCAAGCCCGGACCGGCTGCCTGCTGTGCACTGGCTGCGACGTATCGCCGGTACGCGACATCTAA
- a CDS encoding winged helix-turn-helix domain-containing protein: protein MPPSAKLVYKVLESSGLLTQKDIIKKTYLPPRTVRYALKRLRDENILQERFYFKDARQSLYGLNKDAAGVVGG from the coding sequence TTGCCGCCTTCGGCAAAGCTGGTGTATAAGGTGCTGGAATCCAGCGGCCTGCTTACCCAGAAGGACATTATCAAAAAAACGTATCTCCCGCCGAGGACCGTTCGCTATGCGCTGAAGCGCCTGCGGGACGAGAATATCCTCCAGGAGCGCTTCTATTTCAAGGACGCGCGCCAGAGCCTGTACGGGCTGAACAAGGATGCAGCGGGGGTGGTAGGAGGATAA
- a CDS encoding MFS transporter, with translation MSILYIHNVNLAILNTPSILVRLSVYSSKIIYCLMDNYRYPGDITIREKADGVLIDRSFILILGLAGFISAADNWIVSPVLPAIAAGFGVSVALAGSILTAYMVPYGLMQPVYGFLSDRLSKAKVLRWIVGGLALGSCACAFAKSVWSLLLCRAVTGFFAAGIISVSLALIGDSVPPPDRPASVGRFMGMVFLGQGLSVGFGGFLANFVSWRSAFLFFSVAALCALVLLRRLPAEKIGSDSRRFLPEVRRVVSTPKGKVIFPAALATGFLLIGLYSFLGSFLNQVTGLDYLRVGLVVMFYGFACAFAGSQVGGVVARLGHQRTILAGGCFALFAALLLVAFPSWQAGLLASIALGLSYIFIQSPLATIAFDVAPDAKGLPSALIGLGLFGGGGAGAAFCGWLLSSGGYAAIWLAMAAGITAFIIIVTLLGPSKLSA, from the coding sequence ATGAGCATTCTATATATACATAATGTTAATTTAGCAATCCTTAACACGCCATCGATACTCGTCAGGCTATCCGTATATTCATCAAAAATTATTTATTGCCTAATGGATAACTATCGGTATCCTGGTGATATCACGATACGGGAAAAGGCCGATGGAGTCCTTATAGACCGATCTTTTATTTTAATCCTGGGCCTCGCGGGCTTTATCTCGGCGGCGGATAACTGGATCGTATCGCCCGTCTTGCCGGCCATCGCCGCCGGATTCGGCGTTTCGGTCGCGTTGGCCGGTTCTATCCTGACCGCATACATGGTGCCGTATGGGCTCATGCAGCCAGTCTATGGCTTTCTCAGCGACCGCCTGAGCAAAGCGAAAGTCCTTCGGTGGATCGTCGGCGGGCTTGCGCTGGGCTCGTGCGCCTGCGCCTTCGCCAAATCCGTATGGTCACTCTTGCTCTGCCGGGCGGTCACCGGCTTTTTCGCCGCGGGCATCATTTCCGTATCGCTGGCGCTGATCGGCGACAGCGTCCCTCCGCCTGACCGCCCCGCTTCCGTCGGAAGGTTCATGGGTATGGTCTTTCTGGGACAGGGCCTGAGCGTAGGGTTCGGCGGTTTCCTCGCTAATTTCGTCAGCTGGAGGTCCGCTTTCCTGTTCTTTAGCGTTGCAGCCCTGTGCGCGCTCGTCCTTTTACGGAGATTGCCTGCGGAAAAGATCGGGAGCGATAGTCGCCGCTTTTTACCGGAGGTCCGGCGCGTCGTGTCGACCCCGAAAGGCAAAGTGATATTTCCCGCCGCGCTGGCCACAGGTTTTCTCCTCATCGGACTGTACAGTTTCCTCGGTTCATTCTTGAACCAGGTGACCGGGCTCGACTATCTCCGGGTGGGTCTGGTGGTGATGTTCTATGGATTCGCCTGCGCCTTCGCCGGGTCACAGGTCGGCGGCGTGGTGGCGCGATTGGGCCATCAGCGGACCATCCTTGCCGGTGGATGCTTCGCCCTGTTCGCCGCCCTGCTTCTCGTGGCCTTTCCCTCATGGCAGGCCGGGCTGCTCGCCAGCATAGCCCTGGGCTTGAGTTATATCTTCATCCAGTCGCCCCTTGCAACGATCGCCTTCGACGTGGCGCCCGACGCCAAAGGGCTCCCGTCCGCGCTGATCGGCCTCGGCCTCTTTGGCGGCGGAGGTGCTGGGGCAGCCTTTTGCGGCTGGCTACTGTCCTCAGGCGGCTATGCGGCCATCTGGCTGGCCATGGCCGCGGGCATTACGGCGTTCATCATCATCGTGACCCTCCTCGGCCCATCGAAGCTTTCAGCTTGA
- a CDS encoding ubiquitin-like small modifier protein 1, with translation MKLKVKLFANFREVAKNKEVEVNVKGSTVRDVVSALVHDYPKLEPLMLTGQDIKPYVNILLNGKSVRDQGGLESRVKEGDDIAVFPPVSGG, from the coding sequence ATGAAATTAAAGGTGAAGCTGTTCGCGAACTTTCGTGAAGTTGCTAAGAACAAGGAAGTGGAAGTGAACGTAAAGGGTAGCACCGTGAGGGACGTCGTGTCGGCCCTGGTGCACGATTATCCGAAGCTGGAGCCGTTGATGTTAACGGGCCAGGATATCAAGCCATACGTGAATATCCTGCTCAACGGTAAAAGCGTGAGAGACCAGGGCGGCCTGGAGTCCAGGGTTAAGGAAGGCGACGATATCGCCGTGTTCCCGCCCGTATCGGGCGGATAA
- a CDS encoding HesA/MoeB/ThiF family protein, whose product MMQNAETLKELTDYDLKRYARQMMIKGFGEEGQKKLKNTRVFVAGVGGLGCPASIYLAVAGFGHITIADMDVVDFSNLNRQILHWDKDVGEAKVKSGYDKLSQINPSIEIERFHGKIDENSVYDITKGYDIIIDAMDNFPTRYLLNRAALKHRIPFIHASVWGLEGRLCTIIPGETPCLECIFPHAPPREVFPILGATPGVLGTLQVTEAVKVVLGIGKPVTNRLLLYDGEYMEFHEIEVKKNPDCPACGGK is encoded by the coding sequence ATGATGCAGAACGCTGAAACGCTTAAGGAGCTCACGGATTACGACCTGAAAAGGTACGCTCGCCAGATGATGATCAAAGGATTCGGGGAAGAGGGACAGAAAAAGCTTAAAAATACGAGGGTATTCGTGGCGGGCGTCGGCGGCCTGGGCTGCCCGGCATCCATTTACCTCGCGGTGGCCGGGTTCGGCCACATCACCATCGCCGACATGGACGTGGTCGACTTCAGCAACCTGAACCGCCAGATACTCCACTGGGACAAGGACGTGGGCGAGGCTAAAGTAAAAAGCGGCTACGACAAGCTATCGCAGATTAACCCTTCCATAGAGATAGAAAGATTCCATGGTAAGATCGATGAGAACAGCGTCTATGATATCACGAAAGGCTACGATATTATCATCGATGCCATGGATAATTTTCCAACGAGGTATCTATTGAATAGGGCGGCCCTGAAGCATAGGATACCTTTTATTCATGCATCCGTGTGGGGCCTGGAAGGAAGGCTATGCACTATTATTCCGGGTGAGACGCCGTGCCTGGAATGCATATTCCCTCATGCGCCTCCCAGGGAGGTGTTCCCCATACTTGGCGCCACGCCAGGCGTGCTGGGGACGCTACAGGTGACCGAGGCCGTCAAGGTGGTGCTCGGCATAGGCAAGCCGGTTACCAACAGGCTTCTCCTCTATGACGGCGAGTACATGGAGTTCCACGAGATAGAAGTTAAGAAGAATCCCGATTGCCCCGCCTGCGGCGGCAAATAG
- a CDS encoding DUF2769 domain-containing protein: MDKFDRTVKELKRLEPQDKARKVQRYLVKCQCPSCPSYTDCAKSDNEGIFCLMGNSFRCINEIKGCNCPACPVESELSMKDDMYCMKGSEFENRYFNNLR; this comes from the coding sequence ATGGATAAGTTCGACAGGACAGTGAAGGAACTCAAGAGACTCGAACCACAGGACAAGGCAAGGAAAGTTCAGAGGTACCTGGTTAAATGTCAATGTCCTTCATGCCCTTCATACACTGATTGCGCTAAAAGCGATAATGAAGGGATATTCTGCCTGATGGGTAACAGCTTCCGCTGTATAAATGAGATCAAGGGTTGTAACTGTCCGGCATGCCCGGTGGAAAGCGAACTTTCAATGAAAGATGACATGTACTGTATGAAGGGCTCCGAGTTCGAGAACAGGTACTTCAACAACTTGAGGTAA